The proteins below are encoded in one region of Reichenbachiella sp. 5M10:
- the tsaE gene encoding tRNA (adenosine(37)-N6)-threonylcarbamoyltransferase complex ATPase subunit type 1 TsaE has product MELELKSLEDIAQVAKSVIEYAGDHKVWLFEGDMGAGKTTLVKAVCQQMGIVDETSSPTFSLVNVYEDAMGREFYHFDFYRLNDEEEALDIGCDEYFYSGQHCFIEWAEKIPSLIPPKNLKININLTSDNSRVISLSKDDGTNS; this is encoded by the coding sequence ATGGAATTGGAGTTGAAATCTCTAGAAGACATAGCCCAAGTGGCAAAGTCTGTCATCGAGTATGCGGGCGATCATAAGGTATGGTTGTTTGAAGGAGATATGGGTGCTGGCAAGACAACCTTAGTGAAGGCAGTATGTCAGCAGATGGGAATAGTAGATGAGACGAGTAGTCCTACGTTTTCATTGGTCAACGTGTATGAAGACGCCATGGGGCGAGAGTTTTATCACTTTGATTTTTATCGGCTCAACGACGAGGAAGAGGCTTTGGATATCGGGTGTGATGAGTATTTTTATTCGGGACAGCATTGTTTTATAGAATGGGCAGAGAAAATCCCCTCATTGATTCCACCCAAAAACCTGAAAATAAATATTAACTTGACTTCAGATAATAGTCGAGTAATCAGCCTGAGCAAAGATGACGGAACAAATTCGTG
- a CDS encoding PglZ domain-containing protein produces the protein MRNNKILWADDEIDLLKPHIIFLNNKGYEVTPVNSGSDALDALASDVFDIVFLDENMPGLTGLETLSQIKENYPSLPVVMITKSEEEHIMEEAIGAKIADYLIKPLNPNQILLSVKRILDNKRLVSEQTNMSYQQEFRNISMDINENLDFQEWIDVYKKMVYWELRIDETEEKDMAEILTMQKDEANSGFGSFVMDTYESWLNDPNVEKPLLSHRVMKEEVFPLIGQGEPVFVFIIDNLRYDQWNLMEPVISEFYSIEREVPFYSILPTTTAYARNAIFSGMLPDEMAKKHADLWVGEEEDEGKNNNEKEFLQRNLDRNNIKASISYNKILQKNQGKQLVNNVNNLMTNDLNMIVYNFVDVLSHARTDMKMIRELAPDESAYRSLTMSWFNHSTLLEILRMLSEKKVKVVITTDHGTIRVKRPVKIVGDKNTNTNLRYKVGRNLNVKSSEVYICKNPDDLHLPKPNVSSSYVFAQKDSFLAYPNNYNYYVNYYKDTFQHGGISLEEMIVPLIHLKPKN, from the coding sequence ATGCGTAACAACAAAATATTGTGGGCTGATGACGAAATCGATTTATTGAAACCGCATATTATTTTTCTCAACAACAAAGGGTATGAAGTGACTCCTGTCAATAGTGGGTCGGATGCCTTGGATGCTTTGGCATCTGATGTGTTCGATATTGTGTTTTTGGATGAGAACATGCCGGGATTGACAGGATTGGAGACTTTGTCTCAAATCAAAGAAAACTATCCCAGTTTGCCTGTGGTGATGATCACTAAGAGTGAAGAAGAGCATATCATGGAGGAGGCAATTGGAGCTAAGATTGCAGACTATTTGATCAAGCCTCTCAATCCCAATCAGATCTTGCTTTCGGTCAAGCGAATCTTGGACAACAAACGCTTGGTTTCGGAGCAGACCAATATGAGCTATCAACAGGAGTTTCGCAATATCAGCATGGATATCAACGAAAATTTGGATTTCCAGGAGTGGATAGACGTCTACAAGAAGATGGTGTACTGGGAGCTACGAATCGATGAGACCGAAGAGAAAGACATGGCAGAGATTCTGACCATGCAAAAAGACGAAGCAAATAGCGGTTTTGGTAGTTTCGTGATGGATACCTACGAGTCGTGGCTCAATGACCCTAATGTGGAGAAGCCCCTGCTGTCTCATCGGGTGATGAAAGAGGAGGTGTTTCCCCTGATAGGACAGGGCGAACCCGTATTCGTGTTTATCATAGACAACCTGCGCTATGATCAATGGAACCTCATGGAACCTGTCATTTCTGAGTTTTACTCGATCGAAAGGGAAGTGCCTTTTTACTCGATTTTGCCTACGACTACAGCTTACGCTCGAAATGCCATTTTCAGTGGGATGCTTCCGGATGAGATGGCTAAAAAGCACGCTGACCTATGGGTAGGGGAAGAGGAGGACGAAGGAAAGAATAATAATGAGAAGGAATTTCTCCAGAGAAACCTAGACCGAAACAATATCAAAGCGTCCATTTCGTACAACAAGATTTTGCAAAAGAATCAAGGCAAGCAACTGGTCAATAATGTCAATAACTTGATGACAAATGACCTCAATATGATTGTCTATAACTTTGTGGATGTGCTGTCACATGCACGGACAGACATGAAGATGATTCGCGAGTTAGCTCCAGATGAGTCCGCCTACCGTTCGTTGACCATGTCTTGGTTCAACCACTCTACTCTGCTCGAGATACTGCGTATGTTGTCAGAGAAGAAGGTGAAGGTAGTCATTACGACGGATCACGGCACGATTCGCGTCAAGCGACCAGTCAAAATAGTAGGAGATAAAAATACCAATACCAATTTGCGCTATAAAGTGGGGCGAAACCTCAATGTGAAGAGTAGTGAGGTATATATCTGTAAAAATCCGGATGACTTACATTTGCCTAAGCCAAATGTGTCGAGTTCGTATGTGTTTGCACAGAAGGATTCTTTTTTGGCTTATCCCAACAATTACAACTACTATGTGAATTATTACAAGGACACTTTTCAACATGGCGGGATCTCGCTTGAAGAAATGATCGTCCCCTTGATACATTTAAAACCAAAGAACTAG